The following are from one region of the Stanieria cyanosphaera PCC 7437 genome:
- the htpG gene encoding molecular chaperone HtpG, translating into MAVLEKGNITIHTENIFPIIKKSLYTDHEIFLRELISNSVDAISKLKMASLAGEVQGEIEEPEITIRLDQSKRTLSVSDNGIGMTADEVKKYINQVAFSSAEDFITKYEKSANDLIGHFGLGFYSSFMVAQKVEIDTLSYKEGAEAVHWSCDGSPEFELSQGERTTVGTTITLTLQEEEKEYAEPARVRQLIKTYCDFIPVKIKLDGEQINKQQALWKESPQNLSKEDYLEFYRYLYPFQEDPLLWVHLNTDYPFLLNGILYFPKLKPDVDFSKGQIKLFCNQVFVSDHCEEIIPEFLMPLRGVIDSPDIPLNVSRSALTNDRTVRRIADFIAKKIGDRLKSLYNENRDEYIRCWEDVGTFVKYGSLKNEKFKQQVEDLIIYRTTYQPTPATADTPQVEVQKESGDAWEEVSTEESKTTSTQPYTTLKEYLDRNQAKQEKRVFYCSDPSTQGTYVELYKKQGLEVLFLDSFIDTNYFIPFLEREYSDVQFSRVDSELDQTLVEDDKAQEIVDPKTNKTRNEVIKEIFEKALNKPRVNIKTQAIKSDDPQGTPPAMVLLPEAMRRLQEMTALMQDRSMGFPEDHVLLINTSHPLIQNILELNQGAIIQGSGESPTAEMVNLMCQHVYDLALMAQKAFDAEGMKAFVERSNQVLTKLTQK; encoded by the coding sequence ATGGCAGTATTGGAAAAAGGCAATATTACGATCCATACCGAGAATATCTTCCCCATTATTAAAAAGTCTCTCTATACCGATCATGAAATCTTTTTACGGGAATTAATCTCAAACTCTGTTGATGCTATCTCTAAGCTGAAAATGGCATCCTTAGCAGGAGAAGTCCAAGGCGAAATTGAAGAACCAGAAATTACTATTAGATTAGACCAAAGCAAACGAACTCTTTCTGTTTCTGATAATGGCATTGGCATGACTGCCGATGAGGTAAAAAAATATATTAATCAAGTTGCTTTTTCTAGTGCCGAAGATTTTATTACCAAATATGAAAAAAGTGCTAACGATCTAATTGGTCACTTTGGTTTAGGTTTTTACTCTTCCTTCATGGTGGCTCAAAAAGTAGAAATTGATACTCTTTCCTACAAAGAAGGTGCGGAAGCAGTACATTGGAGTTGTGATGGTTCTCCAGAATTTGAGTTATCTCAAGGTGAACGTACAACAGTTGGAACTACGATTACTTTAACTCTGCAAGAAGAAGAAAAAGAATACGCCGAACCAGCTAGAGTTAGACAGTTAATCAAGACTTACTGTGATTTCATACCCGTAAAAATTAAACTAGACGGGGAACAAATCAATAAACAGCAAGCACTGTGGAAAGAATCACCTCAAAATTTAAGTAAAGAGGATTATTTAGAGTTTTATCGTTATCTTTATCCTTTCCAAGAAGATCCTTTACTCTGGGTTCATCTTAATACTGATTATCCTTTCCTTCTCAACGGCATTCTCTATTTCCCTAAACTAAAACCTGATGTAGATTTTTCCAAAGGACAAATTAAACTCTTCTGCAACCAAGTCTTTGTTAGCGATCATTGTGAAGAAATTATTCCTGAATTTTTAATGCCTCTGCGGGGTGTAATTGATAGTCCCGATATTCCTCTCAATGTTTCTCGGAGTGCCTTAACTAATGATCGCACTGTTCGACGTATTGCTGACTTTATTGCCAAAAAGATCGGCGATCGCTTAAAATCTCTTTACAATGAAAACCGCGATGAATATATTCGTTGTTGGGAAGATGTAGGAACTTTTGTTAAATATGGTTCTCTCAAAAATGAGAAATTCAAACAACAAGTCGAAGATTTAATCATTTACCGCACTACCTATCAACCTACTCCAGCTACCGCAGATACTCCCCAAGTAGAAGTACAAAAAGAATCTGGTGATGCTTGGGAAGAAGTAAGTACAGAAGAAAGTAAAACTACTTCTACTCAACCCTACACCACTCTTAAAGAATATCTTGACCGCAACCAAGCCAAACAAGAAAAGCGCGTCTTCTACTGTAGCGATCCTTCAACTCAAGGAACTTATGTAGAACTTTACAAAAAACAAGGTTTAGAAGTTCTTTTCTTAGATTCCTTTATCGATACTAATTACTTTATTCCTTTCTTAGAAAGAGAATATTCTGACGTTCAATTCTCCCGTGTTGACTCCGAACTAGATCAAACTCTAGTTGAAGATGATAAAGCACAGGAAATTGTCGACCCCAAAACCAACAAAACTCGTAACGAAGTAATCAAAGAAATCTTTGAGAAGGCACTCAATAAACCCAGAGTTAATATCAAAACTCAAGCAATTAAATCCGATGATCCTCAAGGTACACCACCAGCAATGGTATTATTACCCGAAGCGATGCGGAGACTTCAAGAAATGACTGCTTTGATGCAAGATCGTAGTATGGGTTTTCCTGAAGATCATGTCTTGTTAATCAATACTAGCCATCCTTTGATTCAAAATATCCTTGAACTCAATCAAGGTGCAATTATTCAAGGTAGTGGAGAATCTCCCACGGCAGAAATGGTTAATCTGATGTGTCAACACGTTTATGATTTGGCATTAATGGCGCAAAAAGCTTTTGATGCAGAAGGAATGAAAGCTTTTGTAGAACGTTCCAATCAAGTTTTAACCAAATTAACCCAAAAATAA
- a CDS encoding TIGR00341 family protein: MLFKINFNYFQQIKLLVKSKFSPQIASIKKFWYTESGEWHWLKEKPMPIASLNRSIWRISVPSFSFHFMLGLSSVIATLGLLADSVAVIIGAMIIAPLMGPILGIAYSATVGNRRLLRRSMLTLSTGIILTIITAWLTTLIVGLRTVSPEILSRTNPTLLDLSIALAAGSAGAFANSRRRIADALPGVAIAVALVPPLSVVGIGLAFAQKTLSLGAFLLFVTNLVGIIFSGSLVFLFQSYGNLKRAKKGLFFSIFVLSILGLPLSFSLRELLVKESVRSKVSQLVRNQTLTFANSDINSLQVESFSNRINIQMQIAADEDSITQNQIELVRDFLAQELQKPVELKVVIVPVNILQAPVQ; this comes from the coding sequence ATGCTATTTAAAATTAATTTTAACTATTTCCAGCAAATAAAACTGTTAGTCAAATCAAAATTTTCTCCTCAAATAGCCAGTATCAAAAAGTTTTGGTATACCGAGAGTGGTGAGTGGCATTGGCTTAAAGAAAAACCGATGCCTATTGCTAGTTTAAATCGTTCTATATGGCGAATTTCTGTCCCTTCTTTTAGTTTTCATTTTATGTTGGGACTGTCTAGTGTGATTGCCACATTAGGTTTATTAGCGGATAGTGTAGCCGTTATTATTGGGGCGATGATTATTGCTCCTTTAATGGGCCCAATTTTAGGAATTGCTTATTCAGCTACAGTTGGTAATCGACGATTGTTAAGGCGTTCAATGTTAACTTTGTCTACAGGAATAATTCTGACTATTATTACTGCTTGGTTAACTACTTTAATTGTCGGTTTAAGAACAGTTAGTCCCGAAATTCTCTCTCGAACAAATCCTACTTTACTAGATCTCAGTATTGCTTTAGCTGCTGGTTCTGCTGGTGCTTTTGCTAATTCTCGACGCAGAATTGCTGATGCTTTACCAGGAGTGGCAATTGCAGTTGCTTTAGTTCCTCCTTTAAGTGTAGTGGGAATTGGTTTAGCTTTTGCTCAAAAGACTTTGTCTTTAGGAGCATTTTTACTGTTTGTTACCAACCTAGTTGGGATTATTTTTAGTGGTAGTTTAGTATTTTTATTTCAATCTTATGGCAATCTTAAAAGAGCTAAAAAGGGATTATTTTTTTCAATCTTTGTGTTGAGTATATTAGGATTACCTCTTAGTTTTTCTTTAAGAGAATTATTGGTTAAAGAAAGCGTTCGTAGTAAGGTTAGTCAATTAGTTAGAAATCAAACTTTAACTTTTGCTAATTCTGATATCAATTCGCTGCAAGTCGAGTCCTTTTCCAATCGCATCAATATTCAAATGCAAATTGCAGCCGATGAAGATTCAATTACTCAAAATCAAATTGAATTAGTTAGAGATTTTTTAGCGCAAGAACTTCAAAAGCCTGTGGAATTAAAAGTAGTTATAGTTCCTGTTAATATTTTACAAGCACCAGTCCAATAA
- a CDS encoding ribonuclease Z, whose product MEITFLGTSSGVPTRARNVSSVALRLPQRAEVWLFDCGEGTQHQLLRSEIKTSQIRRIFITHMHGDHIFGLMGLIASCGLAGNAQNIEIFGPAGLEDYLKACSKYSYINFGSRLQVHIIQPGLVYEDEEFSVSCTLLKHRVPAYGYRIAEKDRPGRFDVEKAKALEIPPGPIYGKLKQGETVTLADGRQINGKELCGEPEIGRKVVYCTDTVFCDAAVELATDADVLIHEATFAHQDAEMAFERLHSTSTMAAQVALLAGVKQLIMTHFSPRYAPGNNLQLDDLKQEARAIFPNTKLAYDFFTYEVPRRRSESKSLKLVS is encoded by the coding sequence GTGGAAATTACTTTTTTGGGAACAAGTTCTGGAGTACCTACCAGAGCGCGCAATGTATCTAGTGTGGCTTTACGCTTACCCCAAAGAGCAGAAGTCTGGTTATTTGACTGTGGTGAAGGAACGCAACATCAACTGTTACGCAGCGAGATCAAAACTTCTCAAATTCGACGCATTTTTATTACTCATATGCACGGCGATCATATTTTTGGTTTAATGGGTTTAATTGCTAGTTGTGGATTAGCAGGAAATGCTCAAAATATAGAAATTTTTGGTCCTGCTGGCTTAGAAGATTATTTAAAAGCTTGTAGTAAATATTCTTATATCAATTTTGGTTCGCGTTTACAGGTACATATCATTCAACCTGGTTTGGTTTATGAAGATGAAGAATTTAGTGTGAGTTGTACTTTGTTAAAACATCGTGTGCCAGCTTATGGTTATCGCATTGCAGAAAAAGATCGTCCTGGTAGATTTGATGTAGAAAAAGCCAAAGCACTTGAGATTCCTCCAGGGCCTATTTATGGGAAACTTAAACAAGGAGAAACAGTTACGCTTGCTGATGGTCGTCAGATTAATGGCAAAGAACTTTGTGGTGAACCTGAAATCGGGCGCAAAGTAGTTTATTGTACTGATACAGTATTTTGTGACGCAGCAGTAGAGTTGGCAACCGATGCAGATGTTTTAATTCATGAAGCTACTTTTGCTCATCAAGATGCAGAAATGGCTTTTGAAAGATTACATTCTACTTCTACTATGGCTGCACAGGTTGCTCTTTTGGCAGGAGTAAAGCAGTTAATTATGACTCATTTTAGTCCTCGCTATGCTCCTGGTAATAATTTACAGTTAGATGATTTGAAGCAGGAAGCTAGAGCAATTTTTCCCAATACTAAATTGGCGTATGATTTCTTTACTTACGAAGTTCCTAGAAGAAGATCTGAATCGAAAAGTTTGAAGTTAGTTAGTTGA
- a CDS encoding SpoIID/LytB domain-containing protein translates to MSRQNYSTLIKCLLKQSILNQKHHWWLSAVIWICLIFPSQALELRVAIKKNVADLKVGSSTSAIVKDGAGKPIGELNPMAALAAQPQGNGIGLDRLNAGEIIIEPSQKDGLVWIGDRWYRGRTHLVRQGDTLTAINYVDLEDYLYSVVGAEAVATWPLEALKAQAVAARSYALYKSSTERSSLYDLDTTIGTQVYKGLDTEYTTTHQAVNGTAGQVMTYNGKVILAAFHSSSGGHTENVEDVWTSPLPYLRAVVDYDQQSPVFQWDKVVSAQQMNNLIAGVGTIKTMVPEETTPHGRVVNMKVVGDRGTTVVTGAELRKVLDLRSTLFRVTGDGANFRIYGRGFGHGLGLSQWGAYYLAKQGVKYAQILSHYYQQANLSQINR, encoded by the coding sequence ATGAGTCGGCAAAATTACTCAACCCTAATCAAATGCTTGCTCAAGCAATCTATCTTAAATCAGAAACACCATTGGTGGTTATCTGCTGTAATTTGGATTTGTTTAATCTTTCCTAGTCAAGCACTCGAATTGAGAGTGGCAATCAAAAAAAATGTCGCTGATCTTAAAGTAGGTAGTTCTACTAGTGCCATTGTTAAAGATGGTGCAGGAAAACCAATTGGTGAACTAAATCCAATGGCTGCCTTGGCTGCTCAACCTCAAGGAAATGGAATTGGACTAGATCGTCTGAATGCAGGTGAAATCATTATCGAACCAAGTCAAAAAGATGGTTTAGTTTGGATAGGCGATCGCTGGTATCGGGGACGAACTCATCTAGTGCGTCAGGGAGATACTCTTACCGCTATTAATTATGTCGATTTAGAAGACTATTTATATAGTGTTGTCGGTGCTGAAGCCGTCGCTACTTGGCCTTTAGAGGCTCTTAAAGCTCAAGCTGTAGCTGCTCGTTCCTATGCTCTTTACAAAAGTTCTACTGAAAGAAGTAGTCTTTACGACCTTGATACTACAATCGGTACTCAGGTTTATAAAGGATTGGATACCGAATACACCACTACTCATCAGGCTGTCAACGGTACAGCAGGACAAGTAATGACCTACAATGGCAAAGTAATTTTAGCAGCTTTCCATTCTTCTTCTGGTGGTCATACCGAAAACGTTGAAGATGTTTGGACTTCTCCTCTTCCTTATCTACGCGCAGTAGTTGACTACGATCAGCAATCTCCAGTTTTTCAGTGGGATAAAGTTGTCTCAGCCCAACAAATGAATAATTTAATTGCAGGAGTGGGTACAATTAAAACTATGGTTCCCGAAGAAACTACCCCTCATGGAAGAGTTGTTAATATGAAAGTAGTAGGCGATCGCGGAACAACCGTAGTTACTGGTGCCGAATTGCGTAAAGTTTTAGATTTACGTAGTACTTTGTTCCGTGTTACAGGTGACGGTGCTAACTTCCGAATTTATGGCAGAGGCTTCGGTCATGGTTTAGGATTGAGTCAATGGGGAGCTTATTATCTTGCCAAACAAGGTGTTAAATATGCTCAAATCCTTTCCCACTATTATCAACAGGCTAATTTATCTCAAATCAACCGTTAG
- a CDS encoding glycosyltransferase: MLTKLNSDAKQSSRILLFSQRGLRYQAANCCLYEFEDLIADFDRVDLFVPSNEYAFSRKLHRIIKYVTKSDSCATKISPFPNQSTLDQEYDLLFAVLDNPWQIYLLDSIKNWRDKCKYVACYIGELWQPELDNWRLLQEPFQYCDRIFLGVEHTVKPLSQLVNIPCSYLAPGVDTVLFSPYPFLPYRSLDVCYVGRRVPTIHQTLLELTTKKNFFYYYDTAKKLQLEVENHQDHRRLLANLLKRSRYTICTYAKFNRPEETGGNQEIGYRFFESAAAGTVMLGIPPKTATFEKYFGWSDSIIEIDLNTRDIDNIITELDTQPERLIRISRDSVTNSLQKHDWVYRWREILTAFGLELTPAMLDREKYLQQLVDSIQAQALV; encoded by the coding sequence ATGTTAACTAAGTTGAATAGTGATGCTAAACAGTCATCTCGAATATTGTTATTTTCCCAAAGAGGATTAAGGTATCAAGCTGCGAATTGTTGCTTGTACGAATTTGAAGATTTGATTGCTGATTTTGACCGAGTAGATTTGTTTGTTCCCAGTAACGAATATGCTTTTTCTCGTAAACTGCACCGAATTATCAAATATGTCACCAAATCTGACTCTTGTGCTACAAAAATTAGTCCTTTTCCCAATCAATCTACTTTAGATCAAGAATACGATCTACTATTTGCGGTTTTAGATAATCCCTGGCAAATCTATTTACTTGATTCAATCAAAAACTGGCGGGACAAATGTAAATACGTAGCTTGTTATATCGGTGAACTTTGGCAACCCGAACTTGATAATTGGCGATTGTTACAAGAACCATTTCAATATTGCGATCGCATTTTTCTGGGTGTTGAACATACAGTAAAACCATTATCTCAACTAGTCAATATTCCTTGTAGTTATCTAGCACCAGGAGTAGACACGGTTTTATTTTCTCCCTATCCCTTTTTACCATACCGTAGTCTTGATGTTTGTTATGTCGGTCGTCGCGTACCCACAATTCATCAAACGCTTTTAGAGTTAACTACCAAGAAAAACTTTTTTTATTATTACGATACTGCCAAAAAATTACAGCTAGAAGTTGAAAATCATCAAGATCATCGTCGTTTACTCGCTAATCTTTTAAAAAGAAGTCGATATACTATTTGTACTTATGCAAAGTTTAATCGTCCTGAAGAAACAGGTGGTAATCAAGAAATCGGCTATCGTTTTTTTGAAAGTGCAGCAGCAGGAACAGTGATGTTGGGTATTCCGCCTAAAACTGCTACCTTTGAAAAATATTTTGGTTGGTCTGATAGCATCATTGAAATCGATCTCAATACCCGTGATATTGATAACATTATTACTGAATTAGATACACAGCCAGAAAGATTAATTCGTATTAGTCGAGATAGTGTAACCAATTCTTTACAAAAACACGATTGGGTTTATCGTTGGCGAGAAATATTAACTGCTTTTGGACTCGAACTTACTCCTGCAATGTTAGACCGAGAAAAATATCTTCAACAACTAGTTGATAGTATTCAAGCACAAGCCTTGGTTTAA